One Chlamydiales bacterium genomic window, AATGAATTCAAGAAAGAAGCACAATATTCTCTTTATGCGAATTTAGGAGCAGGTTTTTTAGCATTTGGATCGGGTCTTTGCCCTATTCTTGGGCATATGAAAGGGGACACTATTATCAATACACTGAGCCATGCTTTTAGTAGTCTAAGAGGTATAGAAAAAGATAAATTTATTGAGGGAGTAACAAAAATGACCTTCTCAATGTCTGAGATGAGTAAAGGGATGGGTCAAGTCCAAACGACATTTGCTGCAGGCTCTCGTAATTTCAGTCAATGTATGTCTGATATTCATAAAGCAGACTGGGAAGAATATACTCGTTCGATGGATGAACTAAAAGACTACTTTAAGAACTGTGAAAGTTTTATTTATGAAACTCTTCGATCTAACCATGATGTGATTAAGCATCTTTATGGAGCAGGATAAATCTCGAATATCACATTCAAAAAACTTTGATTAAAAAAAGTTCTCTTATTTTTTGATATTCAAATATGTTTCAGCCCTACCCCAAGGAAAGTGAGCCATAAATTTTTTTTCTAAGTGAAATACATTAGAATAGTCACTTAAGGGGTAACTGACTGTGATAATTTTTGTACCTCTTTTAAGCAGCTCAAAGCGTAATATTAATTGCTTCACTGTTTTTTCTTCTAAAGAAGTTCCATAGAGATAAAGCACTGTGGCCTTTTGAAAGTCTACTTCTAGGATATCTTTGAGAAAAAAATCAATCTGATCGAGAAGTAACCATTTTTTTATACGATTAGCACGAGAAATGAAAATGGGTTGATAATCAATTCCTATCACTTGACACTTTATAAAATAGTGCAACCAAAAAGCTGTTCTCCCTATACCACAACCAATTTCATAAACAATATCTTGCGAAAGAATTCCACATTGACGAGATATGAGATCCATAGTGGTTAAAGGAGTTTCTCCATAAATATAAATCTCCTTTTCTCCTCTTTCCTGCATAAACTTTTTACTTTCTTGGTAAGGAGTTCGCCAAAGATATTGTGTAATTAACAAACAGTCATTAAGCAAAAATCGAAAATTAGGATAATAACGCACCATAACGCACAACTCTTCCAATATTCGAAATGCTGTTGCACGCAAATTGATCAAGAAAAGCTTAATGTAATCTCCAAGTTTTAAAAAAAAATTCATCTTCTATCTATTTTACACAACTCATTTTTTTAAAATTCTTCATTAAAAAGATAATATCTTCTACCTAATTACCAATTGATCGTTTGTCCTGGTAGTAAAACACGAAACCTATTGCAAGAGATCTTAAATTTCTTTAAAGCAAGAAATAAGTCGTAAGGAGGACGAGCTATTTCTTCACTCGATAAGCGAAAAGTTCCCCAATGGCTTGCAACACTTAATTTTGATCCAATATCAATATGAATTTGTACAGATTCATTTGGATTCACATGAACTGCTCTCATAAACATGCGAGGTTGATATGCCCCTATTGGAATCAAACTCAAATCTATACTAAAAAATCTTTTATTTATCTCTTTAAAATCAAATGGATTGTAACCCGTATCTCCAGAAAAGTATATCCGTTTTCCCTGGGTAAACTCGATAACACAACCCATCCATAATGTCTTATTACGATCAAAAAGACCACGCCCAGAGAAATGTTGAGCAGGAACTGAGGTGAAATTGATACCATGATGCGTAATCCTTTCCCACCAAACAAGTTCTTGAACATAAGCATTTGAAAAATAGCGATAAAACCATTTTTTAACTCCTATTGGTACAACCCATAGAAGTTTGGGAAATTTTTTATAGAAATACTCGATAGTATAATAATCTAGGTGGTCATAATGATTATGACTAATAATCACAGCATCTAAAGAAGAAATCTCATCAAGAGATATCGATGGAAGATGAAGACGTTTTGGTCCAATAAAAGAACAAGGAGAACATCTTTGACTCCAAATAGGATCGAAAAGAAGGCTTGTTTCAAAAGCACGTATCCAAAAAGTAGAGTGGTTGATCCAAGTGACACAAGGTTTTCTGGTATCAATGACTTTTATAGGGTTGGGAAAAGAAAAGTTGTTAGGCAGAGGAAGAAGATGGTTTTCCTTATAGCAACCAAAATACCAAAGAAGAAAATGAAAGAAACTACGATTAACTTTGGATTGATATGGATTAGCATATCTCATTCTCCAAACCTATATCATGAAATCTATCTGATCACAAGAGTTGTTTTGGAATTTGAAATACAACATCTTCTGTAGTAAAAACTATATCCTCAACCTCTTTCACACCAAATTCAACTAGCTGCTGAATGCAAAGTTGAACAATATCCTCAGGAGTAGATGCCCCAGCAGTCAGACCGATAGTTTTGACATTTTTCATCCACCGAATATCAATTTCTTCAGATCGATTAATTAAATAAGCAGGAATTGCTTGTTTTGTCGCAAGCTCACGTAAACGATTGGAATTCGAACTTGTCGGATCACCAACTACAAGCACAAGATCTGTTTTAGCAATGATCTCACGTAAAGCCATTTGACGATTAGTAGTTGCATAACAAATTGATGCACTAGGAAGAGTTGTAATTTGAGGATATCTAGAAATTAATGCTTGAGTAATTTCAGCAACATCATCCAAGCTAAGGGTAGTCTGTGTGATATAAAATAACTTATCCTGCAGAGTAAATGGTAATTTATCCACATCTTCTGCCTTTTCTACAATGGTAGTTTGCTCAGGAGCCTCTCCTGCTGTTCCAATGATTTCAACATGGTTGCGGTGGCCAATTAAGATAATATGGTACCCTTTACTAGCAAAACGCTTCGCAGCAGAATGGACTTTTGTCACAAGTCCACAGGTGGCATCTATCTCAATCAATTGACGTTCTTTTGCTTCTTTACGAACAGCAGGAGAGACACCGTGAGCTGAGTAGATTACACGTGAGCCATAAGGAACATGAGAAAGATCTTCAATAAAAATCGCACCTTTTTTTCTTAATCCTTCAACAACATGATGATTGTGAACAATTTCATGTTTTACATAGATTGGTGCTCCCCATTTTTCAATGGCTCTTTCGACAATTTCAATAGCACGAACAACTCCCCCACAAAAACCACGAGGCTTAGATAAAAATAACTTCATAAAACTAATAAAACAGCAGTTTAAATCTATTTAACCAAAGATGAAATTGTTTGCATAATTGCATCAATATAGCAATGATAATCCTCTTGGAGATCTTCTGGGGTTAATTCATAGAGAATGTCAGGGTTCACACCTTTATTTTCAATGACATCTTTATTCATTCTTCTTGCTAAAGACCCTGTCATCATAAATTCCTTAATTCCTGATTGATTAGGAAAAGTGGCAGTCATGAGATAGCCACCTGCACCAGCTGTTCTTGTTCCCATTAGAGTTGCCCGTTTATTATCCTGTAAGATAGCTGGGAAAAAATCTCCACCAGAAAAATCAAGACTATTAATTAGCACAAGAATGGGTTTTGTATAACGATATTCCGGATGAGGCATAATCTGATCAACACCAAATACATGTGTAAGATCTGTATAAAGCTTTCCTCTATTCCATTGATCAATTAAAAATTGATAAAATTTTCTCATCAAAACTACAAATAGATAACTCATAGGGTATCCTTCAGCTTCATCACCAAGAATTAGATTGGTTGTCTCTTCATCCTTACAATCTTCAAGATAACTTAAAGTCGATAGCGCAGTCTCTACTTCTGCCTGAGTTAAGGAGATATGATGCTTAGGAGTATTAAGAGGTTTATCAGTCAGAATAGAAGCTAAAGCATAAAGATAGAGAACAGAACCTCCTGGATTATCCAATTGATCAATAATCAACCCATCTGTCTCAGTTTGAAAGTAGTTGATAATTTCTCCGAAATAAGACACCTCTTCAATTTCACCCATGTAATGAGGAATGCGAATATATCCGATGGTTTTACCTATGGGAGTTTCAAATATATAGGCATCAAAAGGTGAATCTTGTTCCGATTCCCAGATTTTTTTACCAATCGACGGTAGATAACTAGAGCGAGCCCCAATCTGATGTTTATTTAATGTTCTATGATTAGGATGCAAATAAGTCCATTGAGGGAAAACCATAAATTTTCTTAAAAAAGAATTTTGCTTCAAAGGGGTATGAAAAATTGATGGATGATTGAGAAACCTGACATTTGTTTGAAGATCTGTTTTGAGAGCAGTAATCTTAGAAAAATCACAGATTTTTTCTGGGATATAGTTCCATCTCAGATTAGCTGAAATAATTTTATTATTTCGTTTATGTCTTCCAGTCACAATCACATTACCTTTGGGAATTTTATTTCCTAGTGATCCATGACGATTTGTAAGCAACATTGTAGCGAGTGCAAGATCCGTACTGTATGTGTTTGAACCAAATTCTGTTTTCCGTAAATCCTCAACCACCTTATCTATAGGTTCGCCATCAAATGTTAAGATTTCATCACCAACTGCAAATGGAAATTGTTTTTTAGAGATTTTATCCGAATCAATCTCACAAATAAAATAACGTTGGTTAGCCCCTTTGATAAGAAAAGGAAGAGAAGCACTCTCAGTAGAATAAAATTCCACATGAGTGTGATAGTCGCATACAGAATTAAAGAAATCACGTATAACGACTTGGCACTCTTTTAAAGTTGGATAGGATTGATTTTCAATCTTATTTTTTGCTTCTTGAATGGCCTGATCAAGACGCCATGTTGTCGATTCCTCTTTCCACTTCAAGGGGGCGTATTTGACGGAAAAAATCGTATGGATACTATCTAAATCAGCAAGTACACGCTTTTTAGTTAATGATGATTGATTGGATGGAATAGCAGCAAAACTCGTTCCTATACACAATAATCTGATCAGGAAGCAGGAAAAAAAAATTTTCATCTTTATCATTTCTCCGATACCAAAAGAGACTAGGAGCATTAAGATGATGCATTTAAAAGTCAATAATTGAAAAAAATGCTACCTATGCTTTAAAGAAAATAAAAAATCAAAATCAAATTTACAAAAATGCTTACCTAAAGACTGTATTCATTTTTAGCTTCATCTTAATCTTAATTAAGGCAGACCTCCAAAAATTGAATATGTCAACAAAAAAGCAGTAATCCCAGCGAAATAGCTTATAAGAGCAATCCAAGAGATTTTTTTCAAATACCAGATAAAATCAATTTTCTCCATTCCCATAAAAGCAACGCCTGCTGCTGAACCAATGATGAGGATACTCCCTCCAGTTCCAGCGGCATAAGCAATTAAGAGCCATAGCTGCGAATCGATAGGAAAAGCTGTAATATCGTACATACCTATAGTTGCAGCAACAAGAGGAACGTTATCGACAATACTAGAGATTAAACCAATCAAAATTGCCACATAGTTTTGCCCGGGAAGCCAGGCTTCGAGGTGTTTAGCAAAATCTTGTAGTAAGCCATTAGCTGCAAGTGCATTAATAGCGAGTAAAATGCCGAGAAAAAAAAGAATTCCCGAAATATTGATTTTGGTCATGATATGTACAACACGTAAGTGCCATCTGTTTTCACCATGTTTGAAATGGATCAAGTCAGTGACCAACCAAAGAAGCCCTAACCCTATAAGGGCACCCATAAAAGGTGGAACACCAAGAGTAGCTTTCCAGACTGGAATCATTATCAAAGAGGCAATTCCCATGCATAAGACCTGCTTAGCCCCTGGCTCCATTGCTATATGAAAAGTACTAGGGACAGGCTTATTTTCTCCCTTAATCATTAAAGTAGCAATAAGACCAGCAACAGTTGCACAGATAGCTGAGGGAATAAAAAGCAATTTTATTGTCTGCCAAGACGTAATTTTTTCATTGATCCAAAGTAAAGTCGTGGTAATGTCCCCAATAGGGGTCCATGCTCCACCAGCATTCACAACAATCACAATAATTGAACCCAAAAGCCAACGTTCCTTTGGATTTTTTATCATTTTTTTCATCAAAGATGCCATCACAATCATAGAAGTGAGATTATCAAGGACTGCAGACATAAAAAAAGAGACCCCTATCAAAAACCAAAGCATCTTTTTCTTAGAGGAAGTATAAAGAATATCTGTAATCATTTTAAAACCATGATGGGAATCAATTAATTCCACAATGATCATGACTGCAAGTAAAAAAAAGACGATTTGAGCTACATCAGATATTTGATCAGCCATCAAATTTGGATTTATTCCTTCATGTAAATAAGTGTAATATAAAATCCAACAAATCACTCCCATGACAAGAGCAACTGCTGCTTTGTTTACATGTAAGAAATTTTCAAAAATTATGGCTAGATAACCTATAGAAAAAAAAATCAACAATTCAATGTTAAGCATAATTTTACACTAGATGATTTTTGAATTTAGATTAATAAGAAGGTTTTGATTGACAATTCCCTAATTAATAATAGAAAATAAGATAGTATTTTTTGATAGAATGCCGCAACCTAAAACACTTTTTCAACGTCTTAATACTTTTGTCCCTAAGTCAATTCAATGTCTTAGCCAAGGATATTCTTTAATTGGATTTCGCAACGATATCATTGCTGGAATTACAG contains:
- a CDS encoding class I SAM-dependent methyltransferase, with amino-acid sequence MNFFLKLGDYIKLFLINLRATAFRILEELCVMVRYYPNFRFLLNDCLLITQYLWRTPYQESKKFMQERGEKEIYIYGETPLTTMDLISRQCGILSQDIVYEIGCGIGRTAFWLHYFIKCQVIGIDYQPIFISRANRIKKWLLLDQIDFFLKDILEVDFQKATVLYLYGTSLEEKTVKQLILRFELLKRGTKIITVSYPLSDYSNVFHLEKKFMAHFPWGRAETYLNIKK
- a CDS encoding MBL fold metallo-hydrolase; the encoded protein is MRYANPYQSKVNRSFFHFLLWYFGCYKENHLLPLPNNFSFPNPIKVIDTRKPCVTWINHSTFWIRAFETSLLFDPIWSQRCSPCSFIGPKRLHLPSISLDEISSLDAVIISHNHYDHLDYYTIEYFYKKFPKLLWVVPIGVKKWFYRYFSNAYVQELVWWERITHHGINFTSVPAQHFSGRGLFDRNKTLWMGCVIEFTQGKRIYFSGDTGYNPFDFKEINKRFFSIDLSLIPIGAYQPRMFMRAVHVNPNESVQIHIDIGSKLSVASHWGTFRLSSEEIARPPYDLFLALKKFKISCNRFRVLLPGQTINW
- the ispH gene encoding 4-hydroxy-3-methylbut-2-enyl diphosphate reductase — protein: MKLFLSKPRGFCGGVVRAIEIVERAIEKWGAPIYVKHEIVHNHHVVEGLRKKGAIFIEDLSHVPYGSRVIYSAHGVSPAVRKEAKERQLIEIDATCGLVTKVHSAAKRFASKGYHIILIGHRNHVEIIGTAGEAPEQTTIVEKAEDVDKLPFTLQDKLFYITQTTLSLDDVAEITQALISRYPQITTLPSASICYATTNRQMALREIIAKTDLVLVVGDPTSSNSNRLRELATKQAIPAYLINRSEEIDIRWMKNVKTIGLTAGASTPEDIVQLCIQQLVEFGVKEVEDIVFTTEDVVFQIPKQLL
- a CDS encoding protease-like activity factor CPAF, which translates into the protein MKIFFSCFLIRLLCIGTSFAAIPSNQSSLTKKRVLADLDSIHTIFSVKYAPLKWKEESTTWRLDQAIQEAKNKIENQSYPTLKECQVVIRDFFNSVCDYHTHVEFYSTESASLPFLIKGANQRYFICEIDSDKISKKQFPFAVGDEILTFDGEPIDKVVEDLRKTEFGSNTYSTDLALATMLLTNRHGSLGNKIPKGNVIVTGRHKRNNKIISANLRWNYIPEKICDFSKITALKTDLQTNVRFLNHPSIFHTPLKQNSFLRKFMVFPQWTYLHPNHRTLNKHQIGARSSYLPSIGKKIWESEQDSPFDAYIFETPIGKTIGYIRIPHYMGEIEEVSYFGEIINYFQTETDGLIIDQLDNPGGSVLYLYALASILTDKPLNTPKHHISLTQAEVETALSTLSYLEDCKDEETTNLILGDEAEGYPMSYLFVVLMRKFYQFLIDQWNRGKLYTDLTHVFGVDQIMPHPEYRYTKPILVLINSLDFSGGDFFPAILQDNKRATLMGTRTAGAGGYLMTATFPNQSGIKEFMMTGSLARRMNKDVIENKGVNPDILYELTPEDLQEDYHCYIDAIMQTISSLVK
- the nhaD gene encoding sodium:proton antiporter NhaD, with the protein product MLNIELLIFFSIGYLAIIFENFLHVNKAAVALVMGVICWILYYTYLHEGINPNLMADQISDVAQIVFFLLAVMIIVELIDSHHGFKMITDILYTSSKKKMLWFLIGVSFFMSAVLDNLTSMIVMASLMKKMIKNPKERWLLGSIIVIVVNAGGAWTPIGDITTTLLWINEKITSWQTIKLLFIPSAICATVAGLIATLMIKGENKPVPSTFHIAMEPGAKQVLCMGIASLIMIPVWKATLGVPPFMGALIGLGLLWLVTDLIHFKHGENRWHLRVVHIMTKINISGILFFLGILLAINALAANGLLQDFAKHLEAWLPGQNYVAILIGLISSIVDNVPLVAATIGMYDITAFPIDSQLWLLIAYAAGTGGSILIIGSAAGVAFMGMEKIDFIWYLKKISWIALISYFAGITAFLLTYSIFGGLP